In Procambarus clarkii isolate CNS0578487 chromosome 38, FALCON_Pclarkii_2.0, whole genome shotgun sequence, the genomic window agtctggaccaataggaactgccaagtctggaccaataggaactgccaAGTCTGGACCAATAGGAACTCCCAAGTctggaccaataggaactgccaAGTCTGGACCAATAGGAACTCCCAAGTCTGGACCAATAGGAACTCCCAAGTCTGGACCAATAGCAACTCCCAAGTCTGGACCAATAGCAACTCCCAAGTCTGGACCAATAGCAACTCCCAAGTCTGGACCAATAGGAACTCCCAAGTCTGGACCAATAGCAACTCCCAAGTCTGGACCAATAGCAACTCCCAAGTCTGGACCAATAGCAACTCCCAAGTCTGGACCAATAGCAACTCCCAAGTCTGGACCAATAGCAACTCCCAAGTCTGGACCAATAGCAACTCCCAAGTCTGGACCAATAGCAACTCCCAAGTCTGGACCAATAGCAACTCCCAAGTCTGGACCAATAGCAACTCCCAAGTCTGGACCAATGTCTATTGAACAATTTCCTTAATTCTTGCGTTCTGTTCCCTTGtttattcagttgcatattctcTCACTTTCTGTCACATTACGAGCAGATGAAAGTGTGCGTTGAGCCGCCGGGAAAGCGAAGGTGATATTACCTCAGAATCAGTTCACATATAAAAGGTATTAAATGTTACTTCAAGGATGCTCAGAAGCAACGTGATGCAGATCGCCAACACCAACAGACCATGCGGGTCCCCTTTGATGAAGGAACGCCAGATATTTCATCAAACAGCTCAAAATGCCCGACACAAAAAATAAATCGGAATCTTTCAACATAAAAGTATAAATGAAACAGGGTACAAAGTGGGTATGTTAGTGTGACCTGGGTACTAGGCCCTGGGTACTGGACCTGGGGTACTGGACCCTGGGGTACTGGACCCTGGGGTACTGGTCCCTGGGTACTGGACCCTGGGGTACTGGACCCTGGGTACTGGACCCTGGGGTACTGGGACCTGGGCTCTGGGTACTAGGCCCTGGGTACTGGACCTGGGGTACTGGACCCTGGGGTACTGGGACCTGGGCTCTGGGTACTGAACCCTTGGGTACTGGACCCTGGAGTACTAGGCCCTGGGTACTGGACCCTGGAGTACTAGGCCCGGGGTACTGGACCCTGGGTACTGGACCCTGGGGTACTAGGCCCTGGGTACTGGACCCTGGGTACTGGACCCTGGGTACTGGACCCTGGGGTACTAGGCCCTGGGTACTGGACCCTGGGGTACTAGGCCCTGGGTACTGGACCCTGGGGTACTAGGCCCTGGGTACTGGACCCTGGGGTACTAGGCCCTGGGTACTAGGCCCTGGGTACTGGACCCTGGGGTACAAGGCCCTGGGTACTGGACCTTGGGGTACAAGGCCCTGGGTACTGGACCCTGGGGTACAAGGCCCTGGGTACTGGACCCTGGGGTACTACGCCCTGGGTACTGGACCCTGGGGTACTAGGCCCTGGGTACTGGACCCTGGGGTACTAAGCCCTGGGTACTGGACCCTGGGGTACTAGGCCCTGGGTACTGGACCCTGGGGTACTAGGCCCTGGGTACTGGACCCTGGGGTACTAGGCCCTGGGGTACTAGTCCCTGGGTACTGGACCCTGGGTACTGGGCCCTGGGGTACTGGACCCTGGGTACTGGGCCCTGGGGTACTAGGCCCTGGGTACTAGGCCCTGGGTACTAGGACCTGGGTACTAGGCCCTGGGTACTGGGCCCTGGATACTGGGCCCTGGGGTACTAGGCCCTGGGTACTGGGCCCTGGGTATTAGGCCCTGGGGTACTGGACCCTGGGGTACTGGACCCTGGGGTACTGGACCCTGGGTACTGGACCCTGGGGTACTAGGCCCTGGGTACTAGGCCCTGGGTACTGGACCCTGGGTACTAGGCCCTGGGTACTGGACCCTGGGTACTGGACCCTGGGTACTGGACCCTGGGTACTAGGCCCTGGGTACCGGACCCTGGGTGCTGGACCCTGGGTACTAGGCCCTGGGTACTAGGCCCTGGGGTACTGGACCCTGGGTACTGGACCCTGGGGTACTGGACCCTGGGTACTGGACCCTGGGGTACTGGACCCTGGGGTACTGGACCCTGGGGTACTAGGACCTGGGTACTAGGCCCTGGGGTACTAGGCCCTGGGTACGaggagtatgttgaccaaaccacacactagaaggtgaagggacgacgacgtttcggtccgtcctggaccattctcaagtcgtcccttcaccttctagtgtgtggtctggtcaacatactttagccacgttattgtgactcatcgcctgcactgttTACGAGGCACTGGGTACGAGGCCCTGGGTACGAGGCCCTGGGTACGAGGCCCTGGGTACGAGGCCCTGGGTACGAGGCCCTGGGTACGAGGCCCTGGGTACGAGGCCCTGGGTACGAGGTCCTGGGTACGAGGCCCTGGGTACGAGGCCCTGGGTACGAGGCCCTGGGTACGAGGCCCTGGGTACGAGGCCCTGGGTACGAGGCCCTGGGTACTAGGCCCTGGGTACTGGACCTTAGGTAACGAGTGCCACATGCCCCTCCCCCAGGGCTAAACTTACCACAAAGGGGTCAGCGCCCCCGGTGGTCCCATCTTGATATATAATACATTAGAGATTCCTGGCCTTCAgaacaagccccccccccctctcccctcccccgtgaAATATACATACAAAGTTACGATCATTTTTAAGCTTTAAAAACTATTCAGAGGCACGCTGAATACAAGGTTGAGAGGCCACGCGGTtctggctagcctcacccaacttggcAGGGGGAACGGTCTGcggtaagggataaacataggctggtcgggggtcGCCAGAATTCAGAAGGGAACAGCGTATCAGTGTCATGTCCACTCCCCCTCGACGAATTTTGGCGCTGCCTCGCCTTCTACACAGCTAAATATTTCCAAAATAAGCATTTCAAAACAATGTATTTCATAGTATGGCGCcgacggctgagcggacagaacactggacgcgtgatcctgtggtcccgggttcgagcccggacgccggcgagaaacaacggggcagagtttcttccatcctgatgccccctgttacctagcagtaaataggtatctgggagttagtcatctgtcacgggctgcttcctgggggtggaggcctggtcgaggaccgggccgcggggacactaagctccgaaatcatctcaagataaccagtattCACTGATCTCGGAAAAATTAGCATAAATTACCTGTTGTCAATAATTTGCCAATATTATCTGATATTATCAATATCAATATCAATCAATATTGTCAATCAATATTATCAATATCAATAATATtgagatattaataataataatgagttcTCGcatcaaacttttttttttgtatttcacACTACTAAGCTTTTTCTTAATGGCGACCaccccgggagccggtcggccgagcggacagcacgctggacttgtgatcctgtggtcctgagttcgatcccaggcgccggcgagaaacaatgggcagagtttctttcaccctatgcccctgttacctagcagtaaataggtacctgggtgttagtcagctgtcacgggctgcttcctgggggtggaggcctggtggaggaccgggccgcggggacactacaaagccccgaaatcatctcaagataacctgataacctcaagataaccccacatTAGACAATTATATTTGTTATATGTGTTTTGGTAtaatgtatataatttgagagagtgagtgagtttcagggacaggcagacagtagatagATGGAAGGATAGATGGATGGGTGAATAGGGAAGGgacgggaactatcaggggaaattgcgtcaagccattacaactatacagcacggggaaggggtcaggataaggattagggatgggacgggtgaaCAGATGCATGATGTGATAGCTTAAACAAATATCTTAATGATAACATTCACAATTCCCACGTTTATATAGACTCAGAATAACTTATCACtacaaattaattaattaaattaattaaactaattaaattaattatttaattaatcaattaattaattatttaattaattaaattaattacgaATAGATTGTAAATCACTACAATCGATTCGTAATCGAGcacaaacacatttttttttacaatAGAATTCGCATTTTATAATAATACtttaaaatgaacaaatccacgaaaGCCGTGataaagggttcgaacctacgtgtgGAATGTTCCGTTTGTTCGAATTCAAGGTTCGAACGCTAATcagagcccttgtggatttgttcatttgatttctGTGTGAATGCTTTAAAATTTAATGTGTAATTTTTTCATGGCATTCCAGTGGGCCGCCGCACCCAGCCAGCCTTCGCTAACAGCCTCGAACGAGAATctatataatttatttttattgcgaGATATTGTCACTCAAatatgtggttggtggtgtggttggtggtggtggtgtggttggtggtggtgtggttggtggtggtggtgtggttggtggtggtggtgtggttggtggtggtggtgtggttggtggtggtggtgtggttggtggtggtgtggttggtggtgtggttggtggtggtggcgtggttggtggtggtggtgtggttggtggtggtggtgtggttggtggtggtggtgtggttggtggtggtggtgtggttggtggtggtggtgtggttggtggtggtggtgtggttggtggtggtgtggttggtggtggtggtgtggttggtggtgtggttggtggtggtgtggttggtggtgtggttggtggtggtggtgtggttggtggtggtggtgtggttggtggtgtggttggtggtggtgtggttggtggtgtggttggtggtggtgtggttggtggtggtgtggttggtggtggtggtcggtgtgtggttggtgtgtggtgtggttggtggtgtggttggtggtgtggttggtggtgtggttggtggtgtgtggtgtggttggtgatggtggttggtggtggtggttggtggtggttagtggtggtggttagtggtggtggttagtggtggtggttagtggtggtggttagtggtggtggttagtggtggtggttggtggtggtggttggtggtgtggttgttggtggtggttggtgtggttggtggtggtgtggttggtggtgtggttggtggtggtgtggttggtggtgtggttggtggtgtggttggtggtgttgtgattggtggtggtggtggttggtggtggtggtggtggttggtggtcggtgtggttggtggtggtcggtgtggttggtggtggttggtgtggttggaTGGCCTCGTTTGTGTGGTGCTCTGCTGGCTGTGGTTCATCCACCAACATAAATACcaatgtcctcctacaaagaacgttgcTTTTCGACCGTATGCGTTACATAGGgccaaaaatggtcgtactagaaaatggaagcggctggcgaaagtgacgtactaccccgttttctgttttaggtcctctggtaggttaggagagaccactttaaaatgaccgttttcttgacgctggggaaGCTTAGAAGGACGGGCTGGGCATTCACTTGGGAcaggtcggtagagcgacggcttcgcttcttgcaggtctgaGTTCGATTCCCGATGTTTCAAGTGACTGGATACAGTTTCTcccactctgcccatctgttgcaTTCATGTAATTACTtatgaaacctctacatctttgctTAATCATGGCGAATACCTATATACTGTTCGGTGAACGGATGCATGAGGTGATAGGAAACAtacccaactatttctgtcccgcctgggacTCGAACTCGGGATTCCCGACTGTGAGTTCAAGTAGATAAATCTGTCAGGCTGGCTTTACCAACCACTtggattggacggtagagcgacgatcccgcttcgtgcaggtcggcgttcaatccccaaccatccacaagtggttggacaccattcctttcccccgtcccaacccaaatccttatcccttccaagtgctatatagtcgtaatgacttagcGCTTTccactgatagttccctccctgtCAGGCTTCAATATCAtcatcatttcccactttaccataaatctgtgCCATCTGAAAatgtgatgatgtggtttgtaaagtTCTCATCAATGTCACTGATGAACATGACAGAATTGGCCCCAAAatggagccctgtggtactccacataCCACATTTCTCCcgtcagattcattcccattaaGCACGActattttctttgttttaaccattttTTTATCCATTCTAGTGTTGTACCATTTATTCAGTGTACCTGTAATTTGCTTGTCAGTCTTTCAAGGTTTACCTTATCAAAGGCTTTATTAATATCCATGTACACGCCACCCACTGTAAGTCCTCTGAGTAGCTGGTTGTCcagtttccaaaaatgtgagcaggaTTGTAAGGCAGGATCAACAAAGCTATGTTGGGTGGTGGGTGCACGCCCATGTacagtgtactcgcctagttgtgcttgcggggattgagctctggctctttggtcccgcctctcaagcgccaatcaacaggtgtacaggttcttgtgtgtgtgtttgtgtgtgtgtttgtgtttgtgtgtgtgtgtgtgtgtgtgtgtgtgtgtgtgtgtgtgtgtgtgtgtgtgtgtgtgtgtgtgtgtgtgtgtgtgtgtgtgtccgcctGCATGGGCGTGCGGGCGTCTGAACTACCCTCTGCACTCCCTAATTCACCTGTCAAGCTCTCCAACCGTTGGCCCCAAAGTGCATCAGGCAGCCAGCAAGATTTATCCTCAAAGGTCGAGAATATACAATTATGTCTTCATATATCTTGTGTCTGTGGGGCTGCGGCGTAAGCTGTGGGGGTCTTAGTTccagttgttgttcttgttgaagatttcagctactaggaacacaaactttcaagtagcacgggctatggtgagcccgtagttagaGGCTGAAGGAAGTTTTAAATCGATCCACAGGGTCAGAAGCCAGAGGAGTCTAAgaatcctcctcctctctcttgccTTAATTATGCCCGTGGCTCCCTCGTCTCATTAAgggttatgggctattcatgcccgtgccacctcttggctggcttaatcttcatcaattaatctCGCCTCACAcaagtcacagccccgctcctgtgccaggtaagtccactacgggctcaccatagcccgtgctactttgaactttttatTGCCAGtagcaggacggaccgaaacgtcgccgtctcttcatcttctgaggggccagattcacgaagcagttacgcaagcacttacgaacctgtccatttctcaatctttggcggctttgtttacaattattaaacagttaatgagctccgaagcaccaggaggctgtttataacaaaacCTGAtcgacaagttttcatgcttgtaaactgtttaataaatgtaaccaaagccgtcaaagattgaggaaagacgtatacgttcgtaagtacttgcgtaactgcttcgtgaatctggcccctggttcgtaagtacttgcgtaactgcttcgtgaatctggcctctcaaACGAATCATAactatccacgttttctatgcatcggcctcAACTGGTTAGCTTGAGGTCGTACACTTCTATTTAGGTTAGGTTGTATTTTTGACGTAGTGGCGAATGAAGAGATAATTACAGTAACGTCTAAGATCACCGCCCCCGCGTCCTCAGGAATTATAGCACTGTCTTGACGTGATCTGAAGCGGTATATTGCCTTACAATTACCGCTCTTATGGACCAATGAGAAGCTTGGTGGCAACTTTGGTCGTcagagggggatgggggaggtatAAATGCTTGATAAATTCCTCTCAAtgggtgccaggtaagtccactacgggctcaccatagcccgtgctacttaccccactcctgtgccaggtaagtccactacgggctcaccatagcccgtgctacttgccccgctcctgtgccaggtaagtccactacgggctcaccatagcccgtgctacttgccccgctcctgtgccaggtaagtccactacgggctcaccatagcccgtgctacttgccccgctcctgtgccaggtaagaccactacgggctcaccatagcccgtgctacttgccccgctcctgtgccaggtaagaccactacgggctcaccatagcccgtgctacttgccccgctcctgtgccaggtaagtccactacgggctcaccatagcccgtgctacttgccccgctcctgtgccaggtaagtccactacgggctcaccatagcccgtgctacttgccccgctcctgtgccaggtaagtccactacgggctcaccatagcccgtgctacttgccccgctcctgtgccaggtaagtccactacgggctcaccatagcccgtgctacttggaacttattccaagtaactgaatctataacaacaacaacttgtcaCTGTTTATTTTCTATAAAGAAAACGGGCGGTAAGGAAGTTGGTCCAGATAACAAGAGGTAATGAAAATATTTTTGCGTGCGCTTTCATGTCCTTAtcggcgtgcgtgcgtgcgcactcacctagttgtgcttgcgggggttgagcttgggtTCTGTgataccgcctctcaactgtcaatcaactgattttttccacacacacacacacacacacacacacacacacacacacacacacacactaaaaccaAGTGTTTCGCCTAATCACAGACGTAACAAATGCAAGAATTGGATGTTGCAAAAGGTATCGCAGATTTTTCTAAAGGCTCAACATGGTTTATGGCGTCTCAAGGTTCTAAATGGAATTTACAAAGGCTTTTAACAGCGTCACAAGTTAATTATCATGAGACAGTGTTTAGATAACACGACTATATAGCGCTTAGAAGGgatacacgaggacaaggaggtgggatatgaggacaaggagctgggatatgaggacaaggaactggaatatgacaaggagctgggatattaggacaaggagctgggatgtaaggacaaggagctgggatatgaggacaaggaggtgggatatgaggacaaggagctgggatacgagaccaaggagctgggatacgagaccaaggagctgggatacgagaccaAGGAGCTACGATACGAGACCAAGGAGCTACGATACgagaccaaggagctgggatacgagaccaaggagctgggatacgagaccaaggagctgggatacgagaccaaggagctaggatacgagAACACAGAACTGAAATATGAGGCGAGAGTGAAGCAACAACGCCATACCCAATTACTCAGACGGTCATCGAGGGATCGAGCACCGGCCCTGCAGAAAACGAGGCCATCGCTCTAGTGAAGAGAGGTGTCTCTTGTGTGTATGTACACAAGAGGTGGACCCCCTCCAGTGGCCAACACAACTCTTTTGTTTATTGAAAGTTTTAATTCAGTTTTGATCCTATAAAAACTTGTTGAAGTTGCAATCTGAATCATTAAATTCTAggtcagattttttttttagtgtgtgtgtgtggggggggggggggtaggggggtgtgtgggtgtgggtgggtgtgggtgggggtgtgtgtgggggtgtgtctgtgtgtgtgtgtgtatgtgtctgtgtgtgtgtgtgtatgtgtgtgtgtgtgtgtgtactcacctagttgtgcttgcgggggttgagctctggctctttggtcccgcctctcaaccgtcaatcaacaggtgtacaggttcctgagcctactgggctctatcatatctacacttgaaactgtgtatggagtcagcctccaccacatcacttcctaatgcattccatttgtcaaccactctgacactaaaaaagttctttctaatatctctgtggctcatttgggcactcagtttccacctgtgtccccttgtgttaaatagcctagtcTTTATcaacccggtcgattcccttgagaatcttgaatgtggtgatcatgtcccccctaactcttctgtctcccaacgaagtgaggttcaattcccgtagtctctcctagtagctcatacctctcggctcgggtactagtctggtggcaaacctttgaaccttttccattttagtcttatgcttgactagatatggactccatgctggagccgcatactccaggattggtctgacatatgtggtatataatgttctgaaagattccttacacaagtttctaaaggccgttcttatgttagccaacctggcatatgctgctgatgttatcctcttgatatgagcatcaggggacaggtctggcgtgatatcaacccccaggtctttctctctatctgactcttgaagtatttcatctcccaagtgataccttgtatctggtctcctgcttcctacccctatcttcattacattacatttgcttgggttaaactctaacatccatttgttcgaccattcctgcagcttgtccaggtcttcttgaagcctcaagctgtcctcctctgtcttaatccttctcataattttggcgtcgtcagcaaacattgagaggaatgagtctataccctctgggagatcatttacgtatatcagaaacaggataggtccaagtacagagccctgtgggactccactggtgacttcacgccattctgaggtctcacccctcacaataactctctgcttcctattgcttaggtactcccttatccactggagtgccctaccagttactcctgcctgtttctccagcttatgcatcaaccttttatggggtactgtgtcaaaggctttccgacagtccaaaaaaatgcagtccgcccatccttctat contains:
- the LOC138372173 gene encoding protein FAM186A-like produces the protein MVHVDIGPDLGVAIGPDLGVAIGPDLGVAIGPDLGVAIGPDLGVAIGPDLGVAIGPDLGVAIGPDLGVAIGPDLGVAIGPDLGVPIGPDLGVAIGPDLGVAIGPDLGVAIGPDLGVPIGPDLGVPIGPDLAVPIGPDLGVPIGPDLAVPIGPDLAVPIGPDLAVPIGPDLAVPIGPDLAVPIGPDLAVPIGLDLAVPIGPDLGFPIGLDLAVPIGPILAVPIGPVLAVPIGPVLAVPIGPDLAVSIGPGLAVPIGPDLAVPIGQYA